The proteins below come from a single Mycolicibacterium sp. TY81 genomic window:
- a CDS encoding HNH endonuclease — protein MRHFRQRKASHRAVAVYNADYRVLTHVTWQEAVRLLLRGSVHVIERHSPAVHIHSPSTVIELPASVALHQYVHVPYRPHNRVTRDGVLARDGYTCGYCGGHGDTVDHIEPVSRGGQDSWLNLIAACAPCNGRKSDRTPEEAGMRLLWEPYEPRDRDRYRVPELV, from the coding sequence ATGAGGCATTTCCGACAACGCAAGGCCAGTCACCGGGCCGTGGCGGTGTACAACGCCGACTACCGCGTGCTGACCCACGTGACCTGGCAGGAGGCGGTTCGGCTGCTGCTGCGGGGTTCGGTCCATGTGATCGAACGCCACAGCCCGGCCGTGCACATACACAGCCCCTCGACCGTGATCGAGCTGCCCGCATCCGTCGCGCTACATCAGTACGTCCACGTGCCGTACCGGCCGCACAACCGGGTCACGCGTGACGGCGTCCTGGCTCGCGACGGCTACACCTGCGGCTATTGCGGTGGCCATGGCGACACGGTGGATCACATCGAGCCGGTGTCGCGAGGCGGGCAAGACTCCTGGCTGAACCTCATTGCGGCGTGCGCGCCGTGCAACGGTCGCAAGAGTGACCGCACGCCGGAGGAAGCCGGGATGCGGTTGCTCTGGGAGCCCTACGAACCCCGCGATCGGGATCGCTACCGGGTCCCCGAGTTGGTTTGA
- a CDS encoding GntR family transcriptional regulator: MTDFGEWVRLDPHAGPLFDQLRLQIIEAIRAGRLSAGTRLPTVRELAGTLGMAANTVARAYRELETAGVLETRGRSGTFVAAADPAAAAMVDAANAFADTARALGVLKADALRYLDAAFE; this comes from the coding sequence GTGACCGATTTCGGTGAGTGGGTGCGCCTCGATCCGCACGCGGGGCCGTTGTTCGACCAGTTGCGGCTGCAGATCATCGAAGCCATTCGTGCTGGGCGTCTGTCCGCCGGCACCCGACTGCCCACCGTGCGCGAGCTGGCCGGCACGCTGGGAATGGCGGCCAACACCGTCGCCCGCGCCTACCGTGAACTCGAGACCGCCGGGGTCCTCGAAACCCGCGGGAGATCAGGAACTTTCGTCGCGGCTGCGGATCCGGCTGCCGCAGCGATGGTGGACGCGGCCAATGCGTTCGCCGACACCGCCCGGGCGTTGGGCGTGCTGAAAGCCGACGCGCTGCGGTATCTGGACGCGGCGTTCGAGTAG
- a CDS encoding CdaR family transcriptional regulator, translating into MEATQPSPQVRELIRQCAQVVVNAPAEWLEELDRAVLGANPAIASDPELAAAVSRSNRSNLLFWGAANVREPGAPVPPNAGAEPMSVAREMVRRGVDSYTLDAYRVGEGVAWRRLMDIAFELTSDAGDLHAMLDVCSQSISDFIEATLAAIAAQMELERDELTRGSHAERRATVTLLLEGAPIPRQRAESRLAYGLGGSHTAAVIWTDDPDSDLSQLESAAEAFGQAAGGRPLSVLASTATRWVWAPGPVDVDSLTHAAGREVRIAIGSTGTGVDGFRRSHFDALTTQHMMARLHSPQQVAEFTDIEMVSLLTTNADRAAVFVKRVLGDFESASPELHSAVRMFVREQCNVSRAAGKLFTHRNTLLRRLARADELLPRPLADNSIEVGVALDVLHWRG; encoded by the coding sequence ATGGAGGCAACACAGCCGTCGCCGCAGGTACGCGAACTGATCCGGCAGTGCGCGCAGGTGGTCGTCAATGCCCCCGCGGAATGGCTCGAGGAACTCGACCGCGCCGTGCTGGGCGCCAACCCTGCCATCGCCTCCGATCCCGAGCTGGCGGCGGCCGTCAGCCGCAGCAATCGCTCGAATCTGCTGTTCTGGGGTGCGGCCAACGTGCGCGAGCCCGGTGCCCCGGTGCCACCCAACGCGGGCGCCGAACCAATGAGCGTCGCCCGGGAAATGGTCCGGCGCGGCGTCGACTCGTACACCCTTGACGCGTACCGAGTCGGCGAGGGCGTGGCATGGCGACGCCTGATGGATATCGCCTTCGAACTGACCTCCGACGCCGGCGACCTGCACGCGATGCTCGACGTCTGCTCACAGTCGATCAGCGACTTCATCGAGGCCACCCTGGCGGCCATCGCCGCCCAGATGGAGCTCGAGCGCGACGAACTCACCCGCGGCAGCCACGCCGAGCGGCGTGCGACAGTGACACTGCTCCTGGAGGGCGCTCCCATCCCCCGTCAGCGCGCGGAGAGCCGTCTGGCTTACGGACTCGGTGGCAGCCACACCGCCGCCGTCATCTGGACCGACGATCCGGATAGCGATCTGTCTCAATTAGAAAGCGCCGCCGAGGCTTTCGGGCAAGCCGCGGGTGGCCGACCGCTCAGCGTCCTGGCCAGTACCGCCACGCGGTGGGTATGGGCGCCCGGCCCTGTCGATGTCGACTCGCTGACGCATGCCGCCGGACGCGAAGTGCGGATCGCAATCGGGTCGACGGGCACCGGGGTCGACGGGTTCCGGCGCAGCCACTTCGATGCCCTCACCACGCAACACATGATGGCGCGCTTGCACTCGCCGCAGCAGGTCGCCGAATTCACCGACATCGAGATGGTGTCGCTACTGACCACCAACGCCGATCGCGCCGCGGTATTCGTCAAGCGAGTGCTGGGTGACTTCGAATCCGCGAGCCCCGAATTGCATTCAGCAGTGCGAATGTTCGTCCGCGAGCAATGCAACGTGTCCCGCGCCGCCGGCAAATTGTTCACCCACCGCAACACCTTGTTGCGCAGACTGGCCCGGGCCGACGAACTGCTGCCCCGCCCGTTGGCCGACAACAGCATCGAAGTCGGCGTCGCACTCGACGTGTTGCACTGGCGCGGTTGA
- a CDS encoding NAD-dependent deacylase, producing MRVTVFSGAGMSADSGVPTFRDAETGLWANTDPYEISSSDAWRRHPERVFAWYLWRHHMMGNVSPNDGHRAVAAWQDYTEVDIVTQNIDNLHERAGSTRVHHLHGSLFHFHCDSCKAEFEGTLPPMPEPEIAIEPPECYCGGLVRPNVVWFGENLPSDAWNNSVAAVSAADLVITVGTSSVVYPAASLPEAAVQQGIPVIEVNPKPTPFSDQATVSLRETAATALPTLLQRLPELLPTIKQA from the coding sequence ATGCGGGTGACGGTGTTCAGCGGTGCGGGAATGTCCGCCGACAGTGGCGTGCCGACCTTCCGGGATGCCGAGACCGGCCTGTGGGCCAACACCGACCCCTACGAAATTTCCAGCTCGGACGCCTGGCGCCGCCACCCCGAGCGAGTGTTCGCCTGGTATCTGTGGCGCCATCACATGATGGGCAATGTATCCCCGAATGACGGGCACCGCGCGGTCGCCGCGTGGCAGGACTACACCGAGGTCGACATCGTCACCCAGAACATCGACAACCTGCATGAGCGGGCCGGCAGCACACGGGTCCATCATCTGCACGGCAGCCTGTTCCACTTCCACTGCGACAGTTGCAAAGCCGAATTCGAAGGTACGTTGCCGCCGATGCCGGAGCCCGAGATCGCCATCGAACCGCCGGAGTGCTACTGCGGCGGCTTGGTGCGGCCCAATGTGGTCTGGTTCGGCGAGAACCTGCCCTCCGACGCGTGGAACAACTCCGTCGCCGCGGTCAGCGCGGCCGACCTGGTCATCACCGTCGGCACGTCGTCGGTGGTGTACCCGGCGGCGTCATTGCCGGAAGCCGCGGTGCAGCAGGGCATTCCGGTCATCGAGGTGAACCCGAAGCCGACCCCGTTCTCGGATCAGGCCACGGTATCCCTGCGCGAAACGGCGGCCACCGCACTGCCGACGCTGCTGCAGCGGTTGCCCGAACTGCTGCCGACGATCAAGCAGGCCTGA